From a region of the Geothrix sp. 21YS21S-2 genome:
- the secE gene encoding preprotein translocase subunit SecE, which produces MISAIKHQAKELLAELKRVDWPGKPKVLSAAYSVVIVSAFVGLFLWACDKVITWGMAFILPHH; this is translated from the coding sequence TTGATTTCAGCCATCAAACATCAGGCCAAGGAGCTTCTCGCGGAGCTCAAGCGCGTTGATTGGCCCGGGAAGCCGAAAGTACTGAGCGCCGCCTATTCGGTGGTGATCGTATCGGCCTTCGTGGGCCTGTTCCTGTGGGCGTGCGACAAAGTCATCACCTGGGGGATGGCCTTCATCCTTCCTCACCACTAG
- the rpmG gene encoding 50S ribosomal protein L33, protein MRDIVQLLCTECKRKNYTTTKNKRTTTGKLEFKKHCRSCGGHKLHREGK, encoded by the coding sequence ATGCGTGACATCGTTCAGCTTCTCTGCACCGAGTGCAAGCGCAAGAACTACACCACCACGAAGAACAAGCGCACCACCACGGGCAAGCTCGAGTTCAAGAAGCACTGCCGATCCTGCGGGGGCCACAAGCTCCACCGGGAAGGCAAGTAG
- the rplK gene encoding 50S ribosomal protein L11 gives MAKKITGYIKLQLPAGEATPAPPVGPALGQHGVNIMEFVKQFNAKSVTQVEKGTILPVVITVFGDRSFSFILKTPPAAVLIKKKLGLDKGSAIPNKTKVGKITQAQLEEIAKVKMPDLNAGSLEAAMRSIAGSARSMGVEVVD, from the coding sequence ATGGCCAAGAAGATCACCGGATACATCAAGCTGCAGCTCCCCGCCGGGGAAGCCACCCCTGCGCCTCCCGTGGGCCCCGCCCTCGGCCAGCACGGCGTGAACATCATGGAGTTCGTGAAGCAGTTCAACGCGAAGTCCGTGACCCAGGTGGAGAAGGGCACGATCCTGCCCGTCGTCATCACCGTCTTCGGCGACCGCAGCTTCAGCTTCATCCTCAAGACCCCCCCCGCCGCCGTGCTCATCAAGAAGAAGCTCGGCCTGGACAAGGGCAGCGCCATTCCCAACAAGACCAAGGTCGGCAAGATCACCCAGGCCCAGCTTGAGGAGATCGCCAAGGTCAAGATGCCCGATCTCAACGCCGGCAGCCTCGAGGCCGCCATGCGTTCCATCGCCGGTTCCGCGCGCTCCATGGGCGTCGAAGTCGTCGACTAG
- the tuf gene encoding elongation factor Tu: MAKEKFDRSKPHVNIGTIGHVDHGKTTLTAAIATLLSVTQGGTAKSYEQIDSAPEEKARGITINTAHVEYQTPRRHYAHVDCPGHADYIKNMITGAAQMDGAILVVAATDGPMPQTREHILLARQVGVPYIVVFMNKIDIADPELSDLVEMELRELLTSYGFPGDDIPIIRGSAKLAMENATNVNAPEVKCIYELMEAVDSYIPDPARPVDKPFIMPVEDVFTITGRGTVVTGRIEAGVVKVGEEIEIIGLRDTVKKVVTGVEMFKKSLDQGQAGDNAGILLRGVERKDVERGMVLAKPGSITPHTKFTAAVYVLGKDEGGRHTPFFNKYRPQFYFRTTDVTGSIELEAGREMVMPGDNVTLTVELIVPIAMEKGLKFAIREGGRTVGSGRVDEVIQ, encoded by the coding sequence GTGGCCAAAGAGAAATTCGATCGCTCAAAGCCTCACGTCAACATCGGCACCATCGGCCACGTGGACCACGGCAAGACCACGCTGACGGCCGCCATCGCGACCCTGCTGTCCGTCACGCAGGGCGGCACGGCCAAGTCCTACGAGCAGATCGACTCCGCTCCTGAAGAGAAGGCCCGCGGGATCACGATCAACACGGCCCACGTCGAGTACCAGACCCCCCGCCGGCACTACGCCCACGTGGACTGCCCCGGCCACGCCGACTACATCAAGAACATGATCACGGGCGCGGCCCAGATGGACGGCGCCATCCTGGTGGTCGCCGCCACGGACGGCCCCATGCCCCAGACCCGCGAGCACATCCTGCTCGCCCGTCAGGTCGGCGTGCCCTACATCGTCGTCTTCATGAACAAGATCGACATCGCCGATCCCGAGCTGAGCGACCTGGTGGAGATGGAGCTGCGCGAGCTGCTCACCTCCTACGGCTTCCCCGGCGACGACATCCCCATCATCCGCGGCTCGGCGAAGCTGGCCATGGAGAACGCCACCAACGTCAACGCCCCCGAAGTCAAGTGCATCTATGAGCTCATGGAAGCCGTCGACTCCTACATTCCCGATCCCGCCCGTCCCGTCGACAAGCCCTTCATCATGCCCGTCGAGGACGTGTTCACCATCACCGGCCGCGGCACCGTGGTCACCGGCCGCATCGAAGCCGGCGTCGTGAAGGTGGGCGAGGAGATCGAGATCATCGGCCTGCGCGACACCGTCAAGAAGGTCGTCACCGGCGTCGAGATGTTCAAGAAGTCCCTGGACCAGGGCCAGGCCGGCGACAACGCGGGCATCCTGCTCCGCGGCGTGGAGCGCAAGGACGTCGAGCGCGGCATGGTTCTCGCCAAGCCCGGTTCCATCACGCCCCACACCAAGTTCACCGCCGCCGTCTACGTCCTGGGCAAGGACGAGGGTGGACGTCACACTCCCTTCTTCAACAAGTATCGCCCCCAGTTCTACTTCCGCACCACGGACGTGACTGGTTCCATCGAGCTGGAAGCGGGCCGCGAAATGGTCATGCCCGGTGACAACGTCACCCTGACCGTCGAGCTGATCGTTCCCATCGCCATGGAGAAGGGCCTCAAGTTCGCCATCCGTGAAGGCGGCCGCACTGTCGGCTCCGGCAGGGTTGACGAAGTCATCCAGTAA
- the nusG gene encoding transcription termination/antitermination protein NusG has product MAWFIIHTYSGYEAKVMESLRQRIKMEERDEHFGDIQIPEETYEEMKVDAKSGRKERVLKKRKSFPGYLLVQIAVTKKGANYEMEDADWHLVRNTPKVTSFVGANKKRPTPLTDDEVRQIMNHTEETQEKPKPKYHFEKGEKVRIIDGPFANFEGDVEEIHEERSTIKVMVTVFGRSTPVELDFIQVEKR; this is encoded by the coding sequence ATGGCCTGGTTCATCATCCACACCTATTCCGGCTACGAGGCCAAGGTGATGGAGAGCCTCCGCCAGCGCATCAAGATGGAAGAGCGGGACGAGCATTTCGGCGACATCCAGATCCCCGAGGAAACCTACGAGGAGATGAAGGTCGACGCCAAGTCGGGACGCAAGGAGCGGGTGCTGAAAAAGCGCAAGTCCTTCCCCGGCTACCTGCTGGTTCAGATCGCGGTCACCAAGAAGGGTGCGAACTACGAGATGGAGGATGCCGATTGGCACCTCGTCCGCAACACCCCGAAGGTCACCAGCTTCGTGGGCGCCAACAAGAAGCGCCCCACGCCCCTCACGGACGACGAGGTGCGGCAGATCATGAACCACACCGAAGAGACCCAGGAGAAGCCCAAGCCCAAATACCACTTTGAAAAGGGCGAAAAGGTCCGTATCATAGACGGCCCGTTCGCCAACTTCGAAGGGGATGTGGAGGAAATCCACGAAGAGCGCTCCACCATCAAGGTGATGGTGACGGTGTTCGGTCGCAGCACCCCCGTGGAGCTCGACTTCATCCAGGTGGAGAAGCGCTAG